ATGCAATTGAGCATTAGGGAGTACTAGTGGGTAAGAGACTGGAGAGAGTAGGAATCAGGCGAAATAATTAAGGAAGAGTTTAAATTAAGATAGAAATCCGGAAGCCTTGGGTCTGGTATATGAGCATTCTGGTGAAATTTtattcattttctcttttttcacCTTCAAAGGAGGATAATGGTGTAACAATCTAAAATTCACAAGCAGCTCCCAGGCCATCCTGCTCCATAAAACCCAGCTTATTTGAAAACTTGTTCCACGGATAAAAATTGTGTTACCAATTACACCAAGGGCATCAGGAATCCAGCTAGCAACCTCTAATCTATATAATGTCAAAATCAGAAGTAGATGCACATCATTGTTAATTGGTTCATTATATTTGTATGTTCTTGTATTTTCCTATTTAGCTAACTAGAAAGTGCCTGCTGTTTGAGTTAACAAGAACTAACTAAATCAATTATGGGAAAGCAGTGATTGGAGGGGAAGGGTATGGAATAGATTGGAAATTTGGGGAGGGAAATACTGGCAACGAGAGAGCGGGGACTGAGAAATGTATATGAAAgggaaagaagagctctgtataagctccaaagcttctctctcaccaacagaagttggttcaataaaagttATCTTACCCATCTTGTcactctagtatcctgggactgatATGGTCACAACAGCATGGCACATAACACGTGAAAGGGAAGTGAGAATGAACCTAAAGGGGTAAAGAGAGCCAAAAAAAGGGAACAGTAAGAGAAGAAAAAACAGGGACTGGAGAAGGGCCATGAAAAGAAATATGGTagtttaaaaatgcaaaaaacaaGGTGGGTAAaggaatatcttttactggaccaactttggTTAGAGAAAGAGAGATGCTTTTGAGcgccacagagctcttcttcagggctgtgGCATTTGAAAGCGTGTCTCTTCCActaccagaagttggtccaatacacgATATTTCCTTACCTCCGCCCTTGTATTTCTCATAGACCTGAGCCACCACCCCTACACCAAGACTAGCAAGGTGAACCTATTTAGTATAATTAGTAGGAAAGTACAAATCCATAACTCCAcccagaggggaaggaaggagcaaATTAAAATACACTCAAAAGTACTGTGCTGGGAAATTAAATGTCAGGTTAGGAGGCTGCCCGACAGCCTCGCAAGGCCCTGTACAAGGTGTAAGTGTGCCACCAAAGGATCATAATCTCCTAGGCAGATTCCCAATTACCAAACAAAGGGGCCTTGCAAATGTCACATTGAACCACCCAGAGCATATTTCCCCCTTGCTCTTGGCTGCTCAGGATGACCAGAtggcctgattttatagggacagtcctgatttttgggtctttttcttatataggctcctatatatataggctcccccacccccgtcctgatttttcacatttgctgtccggtcaccctgtgctcagtgcatAGGTGCTAGAATGAGGGGTGCTGCCACACgacctggcttgaagtggtttccatgatATACAAGGTTTagtttagttcaatggctctcagccccctccccgcctcaGGGGCTGCTTTACACAAGCATCTGCAAAATGTGActgtgcccccccgcccccgcgcgTGAGCTGGAATCTGCTGCCCCGAGTCCCCCTGGGGAGACCTGGCTGGGCACTGCGGGATGTGGGGGCTGAGGTAGAGCAAttgggggcgtgggggggggaaTGGCCCGTGAGGAGCAGCAGTGGATTTGTACGTAGCACCAGGCGGGCAGCCATGAATTAACCCCCGGCATTAACTAATCCCTCCTGgccgcggggtggggggctgtgtgaGGTGCTTGGAAAGAGCCACGTGCTGGGGGCGGgtggctcccccaccccctcgaGGGGAGAGTTGGTTGGTGCGGCCGCTTTCTCACTTcatgaagggagggggaagggggggaactATGATGACTGAACCCGCTTCCTAACGGTCAACTTTTCAAATGCTCCCGCGCGGCCTGCCATGGAAGCTACgctacccccttcccccacccgcgagggcggggctggggctgtgcgGGGAAAGCGCGCGGCTGGAAAGGAGGAGACCTATTGGCTCACATCCGCTGGGTTGACGCATTGGCGCAGCCTCAACCcggtccctccctctctcccccttctgCTCTTCGCTCGGCGCGAGTTGAGGCTTCAGAAATCTTATTAGTCGACTCTTGATTAGACCCCGCCTCTCCGCCCGCGGCTTTAGAGGAATTCTATAGGTTCTCCAGGACGTCAGTTATTTACACGCTCCCGCCCTCTCTTTTCCTCTTGCGTACGCGCGATGGAGGTCGCATAATCCGATTAGTCCTAACTGTCGTCAATCACTAACGACGCCCCGCCCCCTAAAGAATGACTCGCTCACGTAAGCGGTTGCGCCTTTCTATTGGCCCAGTTGGCGCCGAGGGCGTGTGCTGCGGCGGCACGGCGGGCGGGGCTCCCAGCGTCCCCTTTGTGTGAGCAGCACCAGTTGCCGGCCGAACGCctgaggagcagcagccgccATTTTGTGCGTGTCGgtgtgctcccccaccccccaggcccctTTTCTGTGGTACCGGCGGCGGCCAGGTCGCTGGCGAGGCTAGGCCACGCCGAGCAGGAGCCgcggcagctgctgctgtcttgAAGTTGCGGCGCTCGTTGAACGTGGAGAGGCCTGAGCCTCCccccagcaggaggaggagtCTCGGCGCCAGGCCTAGGCGCAGCCCCGGCGGAGGCGGCAGCATGGAGAATTCGCAGCTGTGTAAGCTGTTCATCGGCGGCCTGAACGTGCAGACCACAGAGGCCGGGCTCCGGGAGCACTTCGAGGCCTACGGCACCCTCACCGACTGCGTGGTCGTGCTCAACCCGCAGACCAAGCGCTCCCGATGCTTCGGGTTCGTCACCTACTCGGCGGTGGAGGAGGCCGACGCCGCCATGGCCGCCTCCCCCCACGCCGTGGACGGCAACGCGGTCGAGCTGAAGCGGGCTGTGTCCCGGGAGGACTCGGCCCGGCCGGGGGCCCACGCTAAGGTGAAGAAGCTCTTCGTGGGCGGTCTCAAGGGGGACGTGGGCGAGGGGGACCTGGTCCAGCACTTTAGCCAGTTCGGCCCGGTGGAGAAGGCCGAGATCATCGCCGACAAACAGAGCGGCAAGAAGCGCGGCTTCGGCTTCGTCTATTTCCAGAACCACGACGCCGCCGACAAGGCCGCTGTGGTCAAGTTCCATCCGATCCAGGGCCACCGCGTGGAGGTCAAGAAGGCCGTGCCCAAGGAGGACATCCAGTCGGGCGGGGGAGGTGGTGGCTCCTCCAGGCCTTCCCGGGGCGGCAGGGGAGGAGGACGAGGACGGGGCGGCGGCGGATCCGGCAACCGGGACCACAACGGTCTCTCCAAAGGAGGCGGCGGCTATAATAGCTACGGAGGCTAcggcggaggcggcggcggctaCGGATCTTACAGCAGCGGCTCCTACGGAGGAGGTGGTGGAGGCGGAGATTACGGCAACGGGTACGGCGGGTTCGGCAGCTACAGCCAACATCAGTCTTCCTACGGCCCCATGAAGAGcggcggaggaggcggaggagggggcggcAGCTGGGGAGGGCGCAGTAACAGTGGACCGTACAGAGGAGGCTATGGCGGGGGAGGGTATGGCGGCAGCTCCTTCTAACCGGGGGCGCCCATACCCATTGGGGGTGGCATGGAGAGCCCTCCCTTTGTTACGGGGCAGCTTCTGATGGTTTCTCCCCTCACTCGCCTAAGGGCAGTTCCTAGTAAATGCCTCCCCTGCTGTGGGAGCAGCTCCTAAATGCCCTCTGGGGGTCGCCTCTGCCTGTGCCACTTCTTTCTCTCTGAAGATGGACTgggccccacacacacatactttgTGTTACAGTCATTGATGGActctatttttttattattacttggACCTTGGTCGTTTTTATACTAGCAATGAAAATgtcttgttttaatttgttttttggggtgggggtgtggggtgggcaaTGTCTTGCTGATTCTGAAGTAAAAactggggagggagatggggggaaTTTACTTTGTTGTAAGGACTCGATACCTGGCTACTACATTTTTTCCCTACAAAATCTGCTCGGATCCATGACTGAAATTAACATTTCtgtaaaggaggaaaaaaaatcgttTTTacgttttttattttttaaataaatcattgtGTTCATTGACCTTTACATGTCTAACTTTTTTCCTAGGATCCATTCCGTACGGTTTAAGGCTTTTCTGGGTTTGAAACAAGTATTGTTCCTCTGCTTTTAATTCTCTATGTATTTAGAGACTTTATTGCCAGTAAAGGTCCTAATTTACTTTTTGATGTCCCATTAGTGGATTTATTGGTTTTCAAACACTTTATGGAAACTTTTTGAAGTACTAATTGGTGGATGTggtctgttttttaaatattcattctCACTTTTGCAGTTTGTGTGCATCCACCATCTTGTACTAGGCAGTTTGATTGACGTGCTGACATGGTTGGTCAATTTtttctataggacttttccatcAAGTATGTACTGTGTAGTTCTAAAGAAATAGTTtgtgttaagcatgtgcttcattCATATAAAATGTTCAAAATTTCCAATTGCTTAGTTTCAGATCCTCTTATTGGCTTGTCTGTAAATGATTCGTTACAGGAAAGGGTCAACATTTATCTCTTCAATTAAATGCCTACTTGTTTTCATAGTACCAGGTTAAAACAGACTTTTCACTTGGTCTGAACTATTGTCCTTCGTTAAAGTTCCCAGAGAATCCTTTGCAGCACCATCTACTGGTAGAATGgcagaaccactgctgtaggctTCATTACAACAGAGGCAAAATTGTTTGCTAACAACTCTACTAGATTTTTGAAAGCTGTCTTATGCCATGAAACGATCGgtgtaaactgaaataaaaatcaaatctgCATGTGACTAAAGATGGGCTCCCTGCATATTGACTGAAACAAAATGGATTTGAGGTATCTGCTTCAGTACATTTCTAAAACTCGTATAGCTGCCCATCCTGCAAAAGAAGTGATAATCTAAATGGTTTGGGCAAAGTGCTATGATAAATGAGCCAGCTAAGTGTACCAGTAACATAGGTGCCAGTTGTAAAGCAAAATATCTGTGTAGTCTGCTTGATTAACAAATGTATATTTGTAGCCCTTTCACGCAATAGAATTAAAGTTTGttgtttatttgaaaaaaaaaaaaaagcataatgtTATAGGGGAAAACTGCCTTCCTGGATAGAAATATAGAATAGCATCGTTTATGGGTTTATGGATATCACAAATAAAGAATTGAATTCCTTACATGCTTGAGTGAGAGTATGTATGacatgggacatgtattttaaaaaaagtaaaatcacTTTGATTCCAGGTTTCTAAGAACTTAATGTTTAACATTTAACCATATTGCTTTCTATCACTGCATCCTATGGGTTtgttcctgcttccattgaagtcagtggcaaaactaccATTGTCTTAATTGGAAGTGGTATCCTTCTCTAAAAACCCATGAGAGCAGCACCAATATAAAGTGTAATTTtcaaatctatttaaaaaaacaatttaaaagacTGAGTGGGCACTGATTTCAGTTGGAATTGGGCTTGTTTTGATTTAGCATAGTTGAATTATAATAAACCTGATTTCTAATTAAATGAGTGTCCCTCAGTCTTCAGTTAACTAATTTagttgtgatttattttttttaaaccaaactggTACAACTTTCTCTTGTAGACAAAGCCCTAAGGGTCTGGAGTGGAATTGACCTCTCAAAATGGAGGCCTTTCTAGGCCTTGTGATCAGTAACTATAACTTAGAGCTCTTAAACTGTGAAAATTCCAGGCCTTTTTGCTTTGTAAGTGGGTGTTAAGTAATCTGGCTTGCAATTATAATGCATATTTGCGTCCAGAAATTCATATCTGTCCTGAGCCAGCTAAGTAGTTTAGGCAAGGTGCAGAAGTCAAGTGTAAGTTATGTTTAACAAGCTTTTGCAAAATACCATATTGCATTTAATTCGCTTTACCGTCTGTACTTGTCAACAAAGACCTTTGGTTGTTTGGTTTTATCTGAGATCTTTAAATTTGAAGGCTTTTTACCTCCTCTACACTCTGGAAACATGCTGAGGTTTGGGGGGTGGGCCACTCACATAAAAGCACAGTAGTCCCCAGTGCAGTTCAGTGCTTAGTTGTTTGAATTCCAGTTTTGTTTGGGGAGACAGTTAAATCAGGTTCAGTCCTGTCCCTGGCCAAGTTGCTTTGTTTTAACAATAGCAAGGCAGAACGTTGTTTTGGAAGATACAATTAAAACTGTTTTTGTGGTCTAGACTGGTCCTTTGATTCAGCTAGGCAAGTGCCACTTAACAGTTCTGTAACTTTACAGTATGCCTACATATCTTGTGTGGCAACTTGTTCATACCAAAAACAAATGCTATACTGGAAATTACTATTTGGTTATGCAATAATATCCTTCCTCTGGCATTTATCACTACATCATTCTAGGAAAGATGAACCCCAGAAATAGCACCTACATTATGAGGGAGATGCTTGACTTGTTTACTGCTTATGTCCTGAAGGATTATCAATACTTACAACTTCATATTAATGTTTCACAGTTTCCAGTAAGAATTGTTCTGTGGAGAATGTCTCAAATAGTTGGTAGTTGCTCTATTGTGACTGCTTCTCTGGAGAACAGGAACACTCTGTTTTGAAGGAACCTGTCTTGGAGACTCAGGtgaacaggattttttttatagTATAGCTTTCCAAGAGTGTACCCTATTGGATATAAAAACTGGTCACAATGGGTATTAAAAGAACCCCAACTTAAATCTGTCACATCTGCGAGGAAAATTGTGCTTACTTTTGATACAAGTAACTCCTAAGGATTAATTGGGAGAAATATTTTTACTTGGTGCAGTTGATGGCACTTTCTCTCTAGTTAGTCTTTGTTTCTCTATGTGGGCATGTCTGCCCATGGAAGTTAAAGGAAAGGTAAGATGAATTAACAAAAGGTGtgatgttaaaatgtattaaacaatACCCTCAATCAGAAGTAAAATGGCCTTAGTTTACCGTAGTTTAATATTAGATTGTGTTAAATGACATTAAAAACTTGAACATTTTGTGGTTTAAGCGTTTTTGTTGAATACAAATAGAGACAACATTGTTAGGTTTGCACATGAGAAAGTGAAACCAGCTAGTCGTCTTTCCAAACaataaaatacaaaaagtaaAAGGCATAATTTAGTTTAACTTTTCATCTTTATAATCTAAGGGATTGGTAAGGGATTATTTTTTGTAAAATGGGTTGCTTTAATTTGTACCTCAAAGGGATTTGATATGTTGGTGAAAGAGTATTCAACACACTTATTCTCTAACAGCACTTGACCCATTAGTTTAAACATTTGAGTGATTTATTACTTCTCATTTAAAGCCTGGTGTAGAACCATTTTTAAGAGTGACAACttgtgcattaaaaaaaaaccactgcaCATTTAATATATAATCCCTACCCATTAATGAAAAAAGCTTATTTTCTTTTGCATGTAAGGTGACAGGCAATTCAGATGACTGATTTTTCAAATGTTAACTAACATTGCTGATGCACCTCACTCTGATTACTTCAAAAATGCTGTAGGTCGCTGATCTGTGTTACAGCTATGATGCAGAGACAAAGTACATATTGAACAAAGGTTTCAGTGCACATATAGTAGCCATCGTGAAACACTTTAGGTTTGCTCTGTTCATCTAATACTGTCCTAAATggtttcagctgcagtggtctaGGTAAGTATCTCACACTATCTAGCTCTGCTTCAAGAAACAGTGTATTCTGGGAAGTGTCAAAGGCCACAAATATGCAATGTGGAACAATAGTAAGATGACTAATTGAACTGTTTCAGCTAGTCTGTGCCTACACTGACACTAAAATGAGGCTGAAATGATATTTAACTCTCCTGAAACAGTGCATTCCAAATGGTATTTACCTTCATCCCCACCCCTGATTTGGAGTATCTCTGTGTGGATGCAAGCTGTTTTTATAATTATTAGGTCTTAGAATAGTACATTTATTTAGTGTAGCCTTAGATAAGTGCACTGATTGATCATCCCTGTCTTTGCAACTATCTGTCGGTACCATTGCCACACTATAGTTGCATTTCTGTTGCTGCATAAGGGCCCGATACTGGGTGTACTGAGGATCCTAACTCCCCTTGAAGTCTAGAAACTTGGAGATCTCATTCTTAAATACTTAATTGCAGCTTGGAAAACCTATTCTTGTTTGCTTTAAACTTTTCTGGTTTCTAAAAAACAATACACAAAGGACCCTATCAAATTATGGTGCTCTATTCTGTGCATGGTGGAGAGCATATACAAAGTATTTTGATGGAAAGAGGTGTTCACTATGTCAATCTGGTCAAACAACATTTGCTTCACTTATGGGTGAGCTGGTACCCATTACAGTATTCTCGAGGCAGTATCCATTCTCTCTTTTTTGATGGAAGTTTATCACTTCATCTCTGAATAGATTTCATGTGGTATAATTCCCTATGGAACCTTAAGGGATGAAGGTTTTCTTCAATATGAAAATAATCTTAGTGAAAGGTGAAGTGAAATTTTgtgtttatataaaaaaaattccctggctCAACATACTCTGGCTGAAAATTTACCCCAAAACCCCAAAGTTTCTTTCCCTAACTACAACTAGAGTTTACAAAGTGGCATGGGTTAACTGACCTTCCTTCATGGTTCCTTCTATTAACTGATGTATAACTTTCTTAAATACTTAGAGGAGGTGCCTGCTTGTACATTCTgtgtttaaaatgaataaaagcaGATTTACACCTTCATACTTGCTTTAAAATGCAATATGATACACAATGGAGTTAGCCCACCTAATGACCATTTGTGAGTTATATTTTTACAGCATTTACTTATTACTCTTTAAAATACTCAAACATATGTGCTTACGTGTAATAGATAACACTATTGTAATCAATATATGCATATGTGAAGGCTATGAGTAATCGCCTCCTACCCCCTTTTTGGCATTGGTGTATATTTATGTGAGGAAATGAGAGGCTGTAGCAAAGTGTGTTCTTTGTTGAGAATTTTCTGGCACTTTTGTGTTCTAGGCTGGCATTTTTAAAGAAGCCAAGGGAATTGGGTACCCATCTCTGAGGTTCCTTTGACGATCCCACTGTAATTTTCTACCTTCTCTGCTCCAAGAATTTTGTGGAATTTCCTTAATTGATAAAAGGGAGGAAAGGTACAATCACTCTGTACAACTGGCAGAGATCAGTTCAAATCCTAACAGCTGTTTAATCTCCCTCAAAATGTCCAAACCAGCTCACGGAGGGAGGGCGAGAGGAGCGTAGTGCGGGTACTGCAGGAGCAAATACTGCAAGAGATTGAATAATTGTAGTTTGGTCAGAAGTGACAGCTATTTCTGATTCCTTTTTTCCTTAAAGATCTAAGTTCCAGCCTGAATCCTGCTTAGGTACAAAGACTGAACATCACAGACCTTTAGGTTGTACCTACTGTAAGGGATTTTTTTGGGGgatgtgcgggggaggggaagggcaggatTCCCATAGGTGCTACTACTAGTTAAGAACTATACTGGACACAGCTCTGGCATCACCTGGTGTTTTGCATTAGTGCTAACCTGGTGCAGTTGACCTGGTGGTAGCATGAGTTGGAATTTTGTGCTAAAAGTTTCGTGTAGACAGGAACTTAGTATCAGTTACTGCTGGCTGCCACAGGGACACATCAAGCTTAGAACACTAGACAGATCCTCTGATTGTCAGCCATCCAAGTAACCAAGCCCAAAGCTCCTTAGCTTTGAAAACCTAGATATCAAGCCTGGTTTTGACTAATACCATCTGTTTTGAAGCTTCCAGCTGTTACCTCTGGAATTCTGACTATATGTAGCAATTGTGAAAATGATCAAAGCTCTGCAAATATAAGATGCATAGTCAGTCACAACCATTGAACGTATGAGTGGCTAATGAACATTATAGGAATTCCCCTGACAAGCAGAAGTGCTGCTGCCCATAAAAAGCTTTAGCGGTTTAATTGTTAatttaaaaggaggggaaaaaagcaaaatattcatGCATGTCTAAGATGCCCTGTTCTCACTAGAGATTAAAGTCTGAATTCTTAAAGTATGATGTGTAATATCAGAACACTATTCTGAAAATGAAAGTTTAAGCCACATCTTTAAGGGGTATAGTCAATTCAAAATCTAGTCCACTgcaaaagtgatttttaaatATTCAGGTATATCTGCCGGTTTTGCAGTTTTAcaatattttcctgttttttttaaaaagatttttcttttcctgtGGCTGTGGGAAAGGCCCATGGAACCAGGGGAAAGTAGCAAACATATGCACAGTGCTGTCAAATATGTAGGTCcgtaccaaattcacagctgtgaaaaatgcatCCAGGACTGTGGAATCTGGTCTT
Above is a genomic segment from Mauremys reevesii isolate NIE-2019 linkage group 8, ASM1616193v1, whole genome shotgun sequence containing:
- the HNRNPA0 gene encoding heterogeneous nuclear ribonucleoprotein A0, with the protein product MENSQLCKLFIGGLNVQTTEAGLREHFEAYGTLTDCVVVLNPQTKRSRCFGFVTYSAVEEADAAMAASPHAVDGNAVELKRAVSREDSARPGAHAKVKKLFVGGLKGDVGEGDLVQHFSQFGPVEKAEIIADKQSGKKRGFGFVYFQNHDAADKAAVVKFHPIQGHRVEVKKAVPKEDIQSGGGGGGSSRPSRGGRGGGRGRGGGGSGNRDHNGLSKGGGGYNSYGGYGGGGGGYGSYSSGSYGGGGGGGDYGNGYGGFGSYSQHQSSYGPMKSGGGGGGGGGSWGGRSNSGPYRGGYGGGGYGGSSF